agtcagTGTTTATGATACTTCTTTTTTATGTGGTGCACTCCAAAAATGGTGTGCAATGACACAAAGGCTAATAACTGGCCCGATGTCTATCTGCTGAATCTCGTTTAAACCCCTGTTCTTGTCCCTTTGTAGTTTAAATTGACCTCCATATTCAGATTACAAAATCCAGCCACACTGTGTCATGTTACAAGTGTtgtacaaaatggaaaaaaacttgaTACTCTACTCCTGCTGTGTAAACTGGTTTGTGAAGGAAAAGCACTGATGTGGCTGGCGAGTAAAGATGTACCCCTGCTAACCCACTCACATATGAAAAGACACAACACGGTCTGGTAAATCCAACCCAGCGTGACCTAGGCTTTAAAAGACTCTCTTGTTTTATTTAATGTCCAACAGCATGTTTATTGGCTCCTGACTGAATGAGAAGCTCATCCAGAGAGCGAGGCACCGcttctgtgagtgtgtgtacaCGGACATTACACACTGTGGCAAGGTTTGGAAACACTTTCTTAGCGGCGAATGACACGACTGACTCGGTCGACCCATCGCTCTACTCTCTCAACCCCCCCATCTCTTTTGTCCTTCCCCTCCCCCTATGCGGTGTTCACCCGTTGCCCAGGAAACTGTCCCAATTGTGCTGTTAACAAAGGGTGTGGAGTCTTTCTTGCCTCCCGGGAGGTGGTCCCCTCCGCCCCACACCCTGACCTCCTGGAACCTTGgcctcctccctccccccaaGTGAAGCATCAGTTGTTGCCATGACGCTAAGGTTGGAAATTTCAAGAATTGGAATGGCAGTAAAGGAAAGAGGAGTGAGAATGGGGTGATGGGAGGGGTTGACGAGAAGAGAGGTGACtgggatttttattttggaaaagaacAAATCAGCAAAAGACCATTTGACCGCCTTGACCATCAGTCGCAGCTGTGCcttcattgaaaataaattgcgTTCGTATTTACGAAGTTATACGCCGCCGCACGAATGGATGAACTTTATGGGATTAGGCAGTATTAATAATTGAAAGAACTCTGATCTTAAGCATATTCAAATGGGCTGCATAATCAGCAAATTGCTTAGGGGTGATTCTAAGGtcaaggctgtttttttttttccgatacTTAAAGCTAACAAATTTAGTTTCAcctctatgtaaaaaaaaaaaaatacagcaatgtaaatattgtaCTACATATTCATCCACTCAAAGGAGTATAATATTTGAAATGAATCACAATTAACATTTTtaccaaaagtttttttttttttttttcaaagcgtctttgtctctgttgtctgtctgtccatctgTGACCAGGATTATGTAAGAAAGGGCTGATTGTCTATGAATTAGGCGAATGGGTGTCGCCTTGGAGGAGGTCTTGTACTTTTGGACATGTTTTTTAATACtcatcacaataaaaaaataacaaaatcatcaaacaaaaatactgacaacaacaataaaagcattttaacTAAGTTATATGCAGTGATAGTGCCATTTACACACTCCTTTAGTATGGAAGTATATTTTATTAGTAATAGACAAATTTAAGTctcaaattatgtattttttgggcCACactaaagtggaaaaaaaaaataaaactaatccatacacttctttttttcttgtcccaAAACTTTTGATGTTGgttaaattaaaagaaaaagtaatttctTTTACAGATAAAGAGACACCTTAACTATCATTAAAGGGaacaataaaatatacagtGGATTTATGCTGTTGGCGGACAATTGGAACTAGGTCCTGCTGCAAATAGTGAAAATCTGTCAATAATTGACACCCTCCCTAGGAGTGTTTATACTTGCCTTTTAATTGTTTAAACTATCAAtaccacaaactatgatccaaaaaatgtcaatataatttcaaattcattttacaaCATTCCCTCCAAAATGGCgtgcaaatttaattttaaaaaatgcacccAAAGAGTGCATGTATAATGCCTCTGTAGCCTATAAAAATACCCAAGGagtaatttttaatattataatagtaattgttcttttattttgtgcggggacctgtagctcagtggttagagcactggtttggtaaaccagggtttgtgagttcatatcccactggggcctccactctctgagaaggattgtgtcaggaagggcatccggtgtaataaaaaaaaaaaaattatgccaaacatatatgtgtgttcatttgagatgacacactgtggcaacgctgaaagaaacttactaattgttcttttttgtgttgAGCTTTttagcaaacaaaaaaagggcatACACAAGCGACAAAGGCTTTCTGCAACCTGAGCTAAATTTAGCTCCTCCCTGAAACCCtacaatttaaaggtcaagtgtcatccctataaacattctaaaatagatattgtactgaaaaatacatataacattcttcacttcaatgtctatacgaaaaaataaaaatgagcagagaccgcgtcatccatgcgcagttGCGGACGTGTCATTCGaagacatccaagtggtcgccatattgcctgcaatatCCTGTCcatgatgtcaccccggacattcgcgaTTGACAACACGCTGTGGTCCCTACTGTGGGAggcaaacacgccccttctgacacggaagttcttttcgaagaacagaacattacacaaccgagtgatgttaccagggcaatattaccctattgtttcgagccatattcagatgatatgcgatcacggctaagccgcctccccgtccgatcaaCATCCACGgagaagatgagccaccccggccaacaagGCCGAGCCGACTGCCAGCTTTGTCGGCAAGGCTGAGCCTTTtcagccagggtggctcatttttgttgcCGAGTTGGCTCATCACGGCGCCGCGTTGGactgctttacagcgttgtcatcgctcgcggTTGAGTGTGCCATAAGCAATTATTTATCGCTGCCccatcggcggtgttgttcatcgcagacggcggcggctatgaataACCCTGTCGGCAGTGTATCCTTTAAATGCATATCCTTGACACCATGTACTTAATGTTTTCCTATTCGTGAAGACTTTGGCGGCATCTTGATGCAAATAGCCGAAAAAAGGTtccttacaaaaaaaagttaattaagTAAATGAACGAATCAATGACGAGCTGCGACTGAGCAGGTTcactgtaattcaatttgaagcaataatttcatcaataatttgaaattattattaaaagttGTGtgattcaattttaaaatgtatttctagtTCACTTGATAAAATGCATTTCTGATAATAATGATGAATAATGATAAGAAATAGTTGAGGAATCCTCACAAATGACTGTTAAGAAGTTTGAGTTGCCAGTGAGCCTGAACTGAGTATGTTTGTAAGAGTAGTGGCCATCATCACCTGTGCCAGTTTGCATAGCGATTGCTCCTCGCATGCTTTGATAATTGGACCAGTGATTGGCCAGCTGTTTTCCAGTGTAGCCATTAACATTCAATCCCCCACGGAGAAGCCCCCCTCAGGCTCTATTGGATGGATTGGCGCGAGTAGTTGCTCGGGCTCTATGGGCCATATGTCAGCAGCTCTGGCGTGCCCCGTGCCAGCCTGCATGGCGGCTGTTGACTCTTGTAATAAAATGGCTGTCGGCGTCGTGAAGAGATGGAGGATGGGAGCTATGGAAGACCAACTTTGAATAGTGGAGGGCATTAAAAATAGAGAAAGATGGTGAATAGGAAAAAAGAATACACACAAGCTCTTTTTATACACGGACGTCATTGGTTCTTGTACCCTTTGTGTAATCAACTATTGCAGTGAAGCTCTCGTGTATGTTGCCTGATAATATGAACTGTCAGTAGCCTGCAGTAAGCAAAGCCACCAGaaagataaaaatgaaagaTATGGATGTAGACATTCTATCACAGTAAGTGTATGCCcagcaacttgaaaaaaattaatgtaatttaaaaaaaacaggcttcCAGAATGTAATGGGAGTAAGTGCTTTGTGCTACAAAGGCTATGATAATTCATTTCCATAAATGCATTGCAGGTGGGTGCCAGACTGcctctttttttgaaaatgtcattaatatagaaacatatttcaaaacaatcCTACAACTACAATATCATCATGTATGGTATATTTGTTAGTCAATTTTACTTAGCAAgtttaaagtactgtatttattttaatttatttatgaaaacaagCCCTAGAATTGCAACTGGGTTTCAATGAATCTTTGCCAAGCAAGTGTGCACATTTCGGTAGCTAAacgtttcatttgttttggccACAGTTGCAGATCCTCCTAAATACGCTCCGCtctaacaaatacaaataaattgtgccCTCTGCCTTTCATCGTCCCACCCACTTAATCCCTGCTTTACCTTTTGAGGTGTGGGGGTGCTTGTATGCTTCAGTATTTTGGTATGGCTGGAAGCCTTTCTACATCAGGTGGTCCCAAAGGTGTTCCAGAATCACTCCTTGACAGTTGACAccaatttgttgttttgtatttcatcAGATTtctatgtttaaaaatataccgtgtgtgtttgtgcgtctaTATGGACACTTTAACAACAGAGGTAATATTACACTTTCAAAAATTTGTCGGAATATAATGAAATCTAATATTTTGCGAGACGAGAGTAAGCACCAAGTGAGCAGCTCCACCCATGGGGCAAATTCTACAGTCGACGAATTCTTATTATGCCCATCGCTTGTCACAGTGCTAATTTGTGATGATCAGTGAAGtgagtgcactactgccctTCCGTTACTTCTGCTTATGTGTACATGTCAGTGTGTCAGTTAGTCACAGCGTGGGCCTCCTTGCTACACAAAGGCCCTGTCAgccgcagtgtgtgtgtgcgtgtgatgtTGATCTTGGGCTTCTCCTTCTGGAGGTTGGCAAGAAGGAAGATGGACACAGGGGGTGTAGAGGATTATTACAGACAGGCCCAGTGTTGTTTTTACGCACTCATCAACTGCAACTGTCAGAGGACATGCTCTGTTGCCTCCCATTGTGGCTCTTTGGCCCACATTTCAGAACAGCAACAACACTTGAGTttcacttcctgtgtcttttgtGTCCCCCCCACCTTCCCGCAGCCCTTCCACCCCATGGTCAACCTGCAGTGCTCTCCCGAGCTCAGGATGTTTCTGTGCGCCCTCTATGCACCTGTGTGCACGGAGTACGGCCGCATGACCCTGCCCTGCCGCCGCCTGTGTCTGCTGGCCAAGAGCGACTGCTACAAACTCATGGACATGTTTGGTGTCAGCTGGCCTGAAGAGATGGACTGCAACAGGTTGGTGTCAGACCAGCAGGAGTTCAAACAGATTTGAGTGCTGTGAAATGTGGAGTCATGTCATCAGTGAGAGCGCATACAAGGACAGAGGCATAAAAGAACCTGAAGTTGCAGTATTGATAGTAAAGTATTACAAACTATGTGACTGACAATACATGCCTTCTTATGTCTGACAGTCAAGACATAAGAGTAGAGCAATAATTTATATTAATTGGTTGAATAAAATAGTCACTGataatgtagtggtacacacacctgggtgtggtgcaggcagtgttggatcgattcccgctcagtgatgctatctgccctgcaattgactggcgaccagttcaggttgtagttcgcctttcgcccgaagcgagctgggataggctccggctctcctgtgacccttgtgaggataagcggatagtggatggatggatggatggatggctgaataTTGTATGGAGCCAAATGTGCATGAATCCTGTTCTCTGAGCACCTCTCGCTTGCACAATAAATACCTTTAAGTCTTTCAAGATTATCATGCAATGGAAAACCCAAACCCACTTAAGTATAAAATGTGACTGTAACTTTAGTCTTGATATGAGTGATAGTAATCTACCCACAaattgaaaaacacacacaataatgaGGCATAGTTGTCACATTACTTGGTTATCATTTTGAATTGTATGGATTAAATTagttatacagtatttcaagAGAGTGGTCATATTTTTTAGTTCAATACAAAAGTAAAGCCAGCTAGCAGTGACGTTAACCTGACATCTTCGTGTCATCTGCCAGGTTCCCAGACTGTGATGAGTCCTACCCCCGTCCCGTCGACCTCTTGTCCAGTGCGGACACGACCGAGCGCAGCATCCCCGTCCAGCGAGACTATGGATTCTGGTGCCCCCGAGAGCTCAAAATAGACCCAGAGCTCGGCTACTCCTTCATGGGGGTCCACGACTGCTCACCACCTTGTCCCAACATGTACTTCACCCGCGAGGAGTTGACCTTCGCCCGCTACTTCATCGGGGTGGTGTCCATCGTGTGCCTGTCCGCCACCCTCTTCACCTTCCTAACTTTCCTCATTGACGTTTCTCGCTTCCGCTATCCGGAGCGACCCATTATCTTCTACGCGGTCTGCTACATGATGGTGTCCCTCATGTTCTTCCTCGGTTTCCTGTTGGAGGACAGAGTGGCCTGTAATGCAGCCATTCCTGGGAGGTTTCGAGCTTCCACAGTGACTCAAGGCTCCCATAATAAGGTAAAGTGTTTCAACCGTCTTTCTACCAAATGAAATACACTGGAACCGTGAGGATTCAACACAGTAGAGATAAAATGCTCCACCCTAACACTTGTAAGAAATAAGTTTAAGTGCCAACATCCACTTAATTTAATTTCTTGTGTACAGTGTAGCATTCTGTTGTCACTTTCTCTTTATGTCGATGCATGTTTTTCAGGCCTGCACGCTTCTCTTCATGGTACTGTATTTCTTCACCATGGCGGGCAGCGTGTGGTGGGTCATCCTCACCATCACTTGGTTCCTGGCCGCGGTTCCCAAGTGGGGCAGCGAGGCGATCGAGAAGAAGGCCCTCCTCTTCCACGCCTGCGCCTGGGGCATCCCCGGCGTGCTCACCATCAGCCTGCTCGCCATGAACAAGATCGAGGGCGACAGCGTCAGTGGCGTTTGCTTTGTGGGCCTCTACAACTTGCCGGCGCTGCGCTGGTTCTTGCTGGCTCCACTGGGAGTGGACGTACTGGTGAGGAAGATTCAGCACGATGAGCAAATGTCACTGTTTTATAGGGTGACTGAAATGGAGCTCCCTTAATTGGTCAGGTGGGCGTGGTGCTGCTGCTAGCAGGAATCGCAGCTCTGAACCGTGTCCGCATGGAGATCCCTCTGGAGAAGGAGAACCAAGAGAAACTGGTCAAGTTCATGATTCGTATCGGTGTGTTCTCCGTGCTCTACCTGGTGCCCCTGCTGAGCGTTCTGGCCTGCTACCTCTACGAGAACAGCCACCGGACCGtctgggagaccacctgggtcCAGGAGAAGTGTCGAGACTACCACATCCCGTGTCCCTACCAGGTAACACTGTCAATGCGTTTTataagtgaacaacaacaactttgccATCATGTTAAACTCATGAAAATGAGCTTTCATACTCTACGATGTCGCACAATCAAGAAACGCAAAGCACAAATTCCAATGACCTTTATTTTCCATTGTTAGTATTTACATGTAAACTCCAACTTTCACTAACTAACAGTATCTCCAccgccaattgacccctccgtggatattgcgcaatctgcttcactgaccaatcagaagccagagatctgcataaaccacgcccctttttgctcccgccattttctcagacaacattgcatggtccagtataggttttgttagcgttttatcgcgtatttgggttatttaacaaaaaatatggttaagaggtgtagtcttTGTAATAGtgtcgtaccctttccaaaaccgaagacccagtacgaaaaatgtcttcgatggatcaaactttgtggaagaccgcatcatcaactaaatccatctaatatcaaccggaacacatatgtttgcacaaaggtatgccctatatttgaatttcaatagatgtctcgtataaatgaattcgaagttcttcgctagcataacactgctgcgtgtgaaagattgacacacttattctttgttgagcgatatttagcgatgatcggactgcacaaacgtattgatttcttgctggcccgtggccagaagcttaaccagactgtgtttgcacgaagatatgccctaaatttgatttttaatatacgtctcgtataaatgaatgagacgttctccgctagcataacattgctacgtgtgaatgattgaatgaaatcagaagcatggagtctgtctcagttcagaatgtattgtattgtatttgccatttttactgtttgtcttacgtcagcgcatgtggcgtgatgtcactttaggaggcgtggttaagtgccctgtacggaggggtcaattgccaccCTCCTTCCTCCAAACTGGATGTCCATCGTAGTACTGAGACTGATCTGTGCCACAGTGCCACGGACATGTAATCTGTAAATTTAGTCCAGAAAGAGAGCAGAACCATAATCCACAGTGTTTGATAATGCAGCGAGAggttgttaaaggtcaagtgtcatccctataaaccttataaaatagatattgtaatgaaaaatacatatgacattattcacttcaatgtctatacgaaaaaataaatatgagcggagagggcgtcatccatgtgcaaagttgcggaactgtcattcgacgacatccaagtggtcgccacattggctgcatcccctgtccgtgacgtcaccccacacATTGGCCATTGAAAAGACGCGGTGGACCCtcctatgggagacgaacacgccccttctgacacggaagctcttttcgaagaagagaacatcacacagctgagtgaagttaccggggcaatattaccctattgtttcgagccatattcagatgatatccgatcacggccaaaccgcctccccgtccgatccacttccacggcggagatgagccatcacgtcccggcgctgcgacgagccaccccgccAGACAAGGCCGGGGTAGCTCTTTTTCTGCaatgaggtggcttatcatggcgccgagccgggccgctttacggcgttgtttaTAGCCGCCatctgcgatgaacaacactgccgaGCTCAggcgctttatggcgttgtcgaAGCACGTGGCTGAGTGTGGCAtagtcggcagcgttgttcagagccgccgccgtctgcaAGCCCAacgtgcagccttcgccgaagccgtgaccggcggacgggGCgtctcggccggggtggctcattttcggcaccgaggtggcttatcacggaggcCAACCGGGCTGCTTTATAGAGTTGTTGCACGCGgttgagtgcgccattgtcagGAGCATTGGTCATAGCTGCTGCCGTCCAcgagccgacgcggcagcctttgctggcgTTGCGACGCCGTTccacgcgcacatcaacacctTTAGCACGCCTATCATACATACATGgatgttttgttacattatgagagaccatacgtggtccccccccaaactattattttttttgtagctgtatacacacctacctgtcatttggaacccacgaagctctcgtccattgcacccgtgcaatccaattttcacgacgaaccgggtctcttgcaaacttatgaagg
This genomic window from Syngnathoides biaculeatus isolate LvHL_M chromosome 23, ASM1980259v1, whole genome shotgun sequence contains:
- the fzd3a gene encoding frizzled-3a isoform X2, which translates into the protein MCSTTTTSKRLPSPWRFPDCDESYPRPVDLLSSADTTERSIPVQRDYGFWCPRELKIDPELGYSFMGVHDCSPPCPNMYFTREELTFARYFIGVVSIVCLSATLFTFLTFLIDVSRFRYPERPIIFYAVCYMMVSLMFFLGFLLEDRVACNAAIPGRFRASTVTQGSHNKACTLLFMVLYFFTMAGSVWWVILTITWFLAAVPKWGSEAIEKKALLFHACAWGIPGVLTISLLAMNKIEGDSVSGVCFVGLYNLPALRWFLLAPLGVDVLVGVVLLLAGIAALNRVRMEIPLEKENQEKLVKFMIRIGVFSVLYLVPLLSVLACYLYENSHRTVWETTWVQEKCRDYHIPCPYQVAQSSRPNLSLFLIKYVMMLIVGIPSVFWVGSKKTCFEWASFFHGKRRKDAMVNDSRQVLREPDFTRLLLRDSHTPVARKSRGTSTQGTSTHASSTHLAGLDEPPSRADSVRSGRSGSSSFHGSPRRSRDGRYTASSCRASDERAPYGSTPHLDDPFQTRHLESADRPDGLSRHGSAHLLDIQSRHSSVRDLSCAPQAAQGVPGNGIHRVPEEEMA
- the fzd3a gene encoding frizzled-3a isoform X1, whose amino-acid sequence is MGLLWVLSVSMMTACVAIPMDAAAGSHSLFTCEPITLRMCQGLPYNTTFMPNVLNHYDQQTAALAMEPFHPMVNLQCSPELRMFLCALYAPVCTEYGRMTLPCRRLCLLAKSDCYKLMDMFGVSWPEEMDCNRFPDCDESYPRPVDLLSSADTTERSIPVQRDYGFWCPRELKIDPELGYSFMGVHDCSPPCPNMYFTREELTFARYFIGVVSIVCLSATLFTFLTFLIDVSRFRYPERPIIFYAVCYMMVSLMFFLGFLLEDRVACNAAIPGRFRASTVTQGSHNKACTLLFMVLYFFTMAGSVWWVILTITWFLAAVPKWGSEAIEKKALLFHACAWGIPGVLTISLLAMNKIEGDSVSGVCFVGLYNLPALRWFLLAPLGVDVLVGVVLLLAGIAALNRVRMEIPLEKENQEKLVKFMIRIGVFSVLYLVPLLSVLACYLYENSHRTVWETTWVQEKCRDYHIPCPYQVAQSSRPNLSLFLIKYVMMLIVGIPSVFWVGSKKTCFEWASFFHGKRRKDAMVNDSRQVLREPDFTRLLLRDSHTPVARKSRGTSTQGTSTHASSTHLAGLDEPPSRADSVRSGRSGSSSFHGSPRRSRDGRYTASSCRASDERAPYGSTPHLDDPFQTRHLESADRPDGLSRHGSAHLLDIQSRHSSVRDLSCAPQAAQGVPGNGIHRVPEEEMA